In Lacibacter sp. H375, one DNA window encodes the following:
- the argB gene encoding acetylglutamate kinase yields the protein MDKLIVIKIGGNIVDDETKLSSFLQSFADVEGRKILIHGGGKVATKIGESLGIESKYVDGRRITDAATIDLVTMVYAGLINKKVIAQLQALNCNAIGVTGADGNLIPANKRPVKEIDYGFVGDVKSDKINAQSWSSLLDHGFIPVVAPITHDGNGQLLNTNADTIAQEVAKAMSSLYEVSLIYSFEKAGVLLDANDDTTVISNIDPSSYEQLKAEGKIFAGMIPKLDNAFAALNSGVKKVVIGKAEHLKDLINGESGTSITNS from the coding sequence ATGGATAAGCTGATTGTTATAAAAATTGGTGGCAACATTGTAGATGATGAAACAAAGCTTTCATCGTTCCTGCAAAGTTTTGCTGATGTGGAAGGAAGAAAGATCCTTATTCATGGCGGTGGTAAAGTTGCAACTAAGATCGGTGAATCATTGGGCATCGAAAGTAAATATGTTGATGGAAGACGCATTACCGATGCTGCAACCATTGATTTAGTAACGATGGTATATGCCGGTCTCATCAACAAAAAAGTAATTGCACAGCTACAAGCACTGAACTGCAATGCCATTGGAGTTACTGGTGCAGATGGTAATTTAATTCCTGCCAATAAGCGTCCAGTAAAAGAAATTGATTATGGTTTTGTAGGCGATGTAAAGTCAGATAAGATCAACGCACAAAGCTGGAGCAGTTTGTTAGATCATGGTTTTATTCCGGTGGTAGCACCTATTACACACGATGGCAATGGTCAATTGCTCAACACCAATGCAGATACGATTGCACAGGAAGTAGCAAAAGCAATGAGCAGCTTGTATGAAGTAAGTCTTATCTACTCGTTTGAAAAAGCAGGTGTGTTGCTCGATGCAAATGATGATACAACAGTTATCAGCAACATCGATCCATCATCATATGAACAATTAAAAGCAGAAGGAAAAATATTTGCGGGCATGATCCCGAAACTCGATAACGCATTTGCTGCGTTAAACAGTGGCGTAAAAAAAGTAGTAATAGGTAAAGCTGAGCATTTGAAAGATCTGATCAACGGAGAAAGCGGAACATCCATTACAAACAGTTAA
- the argH gene encoding argininosuccinate lyase: MKLWSKENSSTSALVEQFTVGRDKEFDLLLAKYDVQGSIAHVTMLGEVGLMSNEEAETAVNGLKEIAATIELGSFIIEEGIEDVHSQVEYLLTQKIGDVGKKIHSGRSRNDQVAVDIKLYLRAEIGNIKDEVKNLFDLLIKTGDQHKNTLLPGYTHLQIAMPSSVGLWLGAYAESLVDDLELLAAAYQVANKNPLGSGAGYGSSFPLNRKRTTELLQFGTLNWNSVYAQMSRGKTEKVTGIGMSSVAATLSKLAMDCCLYMNQNFGFISFPDELTTGSSIMPHKKNPDVFELIRAKCNRIQSIPNELTLLINNLPSGYHRDMQLTKEILFPAIEELKACLQLMQLMLSNMKVKENILTDEKYKYLFSVEAVNELVNKGVPFREAYQQVGNAINKGEFEYDLQQLHHTHEGSIGNLCSEEIAAEMNKVLAKF; encoded by the coding sequence ATGAAACTCTGGAGCAAAGAAAACAGCAGCACATCAGCATTGGTAGAACAATTCACGGTTGGTCGTGATAAAGAATTTGATTTGTTGTTAGCGAAGTACGATGTACAAGGCTCCATTGCCCATGTAACTATGTTGGGCGAAGTGGGTTTGATGAGCAATGAAGAAGCAGAGACGGCAGTAAATGGTTTAAAAGAAATTGCTGCAACAATTGAGCTCGGCTCTTTCATCATTGAAGAAGGTATTGAAGATGTTCACTCACAAGTTGAATATCTACTCACACAAAAAATTGGCGATGTTGGAAAGAAAATTCATAGTGGCCGCAGCCGTAATGATCAGGTTGCAGTGGATATTAAATTATATCTGCGTGCAGAGATCGGCAATATTAAAGACGAAGTAAAAAACCTGTTTGATCTGTTGATCAAAACTGGCGATCAGCATAAGAATACATTATTGCCCGGGTATACTCATTTGCAAATTGCCATGCCATCATCCGTTGGTTTATGGTTAGGTGCGTACGCAGAAAGTTTGGTTGATGATCTTGAATTATTAGCAGCAGCTTACCAGGTTGCTAATAAAAATCCATTAGGCAGCGGTGCTGGTTATGGTTCTTCCTTTCCGCTCAACAGAAAACGTACAACAGAATTATTACAGTTCGGCACACTTAACTGGAACAGCGTGTATGCACAAATGAGTCGTGGTAAAACAGAAAAGGTAACCGGCATCGGTATGAGTTCTGTTGCTGCAACACTCAGCAAACTGGCGATGGATTGTTGTCTGTACATGAATCAGAATTTCGGATTCATTTCATTTCCCGATGAGTTGACAACAGGCAGCAGCATTATGCCGCACAAGAAAAATCCAGACGTATTTGAACTCATCCGTGCAAAATGCAACCGCATTCAATCGATCCCAAACGAATTGACGTTGCTTATCAATAATCTTCCTTCCGGTTATCACCGTGATATGCAGTTAACAAAAGAAATTTTATTTCCTGCTATCGAAGAACTGAAAGCCTGCTTGCAGTTAATGCAACTCATGCTCAGCAATATGAAGGTGAAAGAAAATATTCTCACCGATGAGAAGTATAAATATCTCTTTAGCGTAGAAGCAGTGAACGAACTGGTGAACAAAGGTGTTCCCTTCCGTGAAGCTTACCAGCAGGTGGGTAACGCTATCAACAAAGGAGAATTTGAATACGATCTGCAACAATTACATCACACACACGAAGGAAGTATTGGTAATCTTTGCAGCGAAGAAATTGCAGCCGAGATGAATAAAGTACTGGCGAAATTCTAA
- the argC gene encoding N-acetyl-gamma-glutamyl-phosphate reductase, with amino-acid sequence MQIKVGIIGGAGYTGGELIRLLINHPSAQLSFIHSRSNAGEPVYKVHQDLVGETEIKFTGELSNDVDVLFLCLGHGESKKFLAENTIDEKIKVIDLANDFRLANSSTIGNRKFVYGLPELNKKQIITANNIANPGCFATTLQLGLLPLAKAGLLKDVYTTGITGSTGAGQSLAATSHFSWRANNIQAYKTLTHQHLGEIGESLLQLQPNSDIAVNFVPWRGDFTRGIFISSQLKCEKSLDELNKLYEDFYADAAFTHIIKEAVFLKQVVNTNKCLIQLEKVADMLVVHSAADNLLKGASGQAVQNMNLLFGLDETTGLKLKANYF; translated from the coding sequence ATGCAGATCAAAGTTGGAATCATTGGCGGAGCAGGTTATACAGGTGGCGAGTTGATCCGTTTGTTGATCAATCATCCTTCCGCACAGTTATCGTTTATTCACAGCAGAAGCAATGCAGGTGAGCCTGTTTATAAAGTACACCAGGATCTCGTTGGTGAAACAGAAATCAAATTCACCGGTGAATTATCGAATGATGTAGATGTATTGTTCTTGTGTCTTGGTCATGGCGAATCAAAAAAATTCTTAGCTGAGAATACAATCGATGAAAAGATCAAAGTAATTGACTTGGCTAACGATTTTCGTTTGGCAAACAGTTCAACGATTGGTAACCGCAAGTTTGTTTACGGTTTACCTGAATTGAACAAAAAGCAAATCATAACCGCAAACAACATAGCTAACCCCGGTTGCTTTGCTACAACATTGCAACTTGGTTTATTGCCGTTAGCAAAAGCAGGTTTGCTGAAAGATGTCTACACAACCGGCATCACCGGTAGTACTGGAGCAGGACAAAGTCTTGCTGCTACTTCACACTTCAGTTGGAGAGCAAATAATATCCAGGCATATAAAACATTAACGCATCAGCATCTCGGCGAGATCGGCGAATCATTGTTGCAGTTACAACCCAACAGCGATATTGCTGTGAACTTTGTTCCATGGCGTGGTGATTTCACCAGAGGTATTTTTATCAGTTCACAATTGAAATGTGAAAAGAGCCTGGATGAGCTCAACAAACTCTATGAAGATTTTTATGCAGACGCTGCATTTACCCATATCATTAAAGAAGCTGTTTTCTTAAAGCAAGTAGTGAATACAAACAAGTGCCTTATTCAATTAGAGAAAGTTGCTGACATGCTTGTTGTTCATTCAGCAGCGGATAACTTATTAAAAGGAGCAAGCGGACAAGCGGTACAAAACATGAACCTGTTGTTTGGTCTTGACGAAACAACAGGATTGAAGTTGAAAGCAAACTATTTTTAA
- a CDS encoding acetylornithine carbamoyltransferase, which produces MKQFISVHDVKDINAFVEKALDYKANPLKDQELGKGKRIGLIFLNPSLRTRLSTQVAAENLGMKPIVFNVGSEGWTWEFEEEAIMSGTTVEHVKDAAPILGNYFDVLAIRTFPSLQNKKDDYSELFIKQFIKYAGVPVVSLESSTLHPLQSLTDIITITETFKEKRKPKIVLTWAPHIKPLPQCVSNSFAQWINAWGEADFVITHPEDYELDEQFTKGATITHNQDEALKDADFVYVKNWSTYTDYGRIYCNDPAWMLTEEKLKTTNNAKVMHCLPVRRNVELSDEVLDSSNSIVTQQASNRVWAAQTVLAEILKGNG; this is translated from the coding sequence TTGAAACAGTTTATTTCCGTTCATGATGTAAAAGACATTAATGCTTTCGTTGAAAAAGCATTAGACTACAAAGCCAACCCGCTGAAAGATCAGGAATTGGGCAAGGGCAAACGTATAGGTCTTATTTTTTTAAATCCCAGTTTACGTACACGCTTAAGTACACAGGTTGCTGCAGAGAATCTTGGAATGAAGCCGATCGTGTTCAATGTGGGCAGTGAAGGCTGGACCTGGGAGTTTGAAGAGGAAGCCATCATGAGTGGTACAACTGTGGAGCATGTAAAAGATGCAGCGCCTATTCTCGGAAATTATTTTGATGTGCTGGCTATCCGCACATTCCCATCTTTACAAAATAAGAAAGATGATTACAGCGAACTGTTCATTAAACAGTTCATCAAATATGCAGGCGTTCCGGTGGTGAGTTTGGAAAGTTCAACATTACATCCGTTGCAATCCTTGACCGACATCATCACCATCACCGAAACATTCAAAGAAAAACGCAAACCAAAAATTGTATTGACCTGGGCTCCACATATCAAACCGTTGCCACAGTGCGTGAGTAACAGTTTTGCACAATGGATCAATGCTTGGGGTGAAGCTGATTTTGTGATCACACATCCGGAGGATTATGAACTGGATGAACAATTCACGAAAGGTGCAACCATCACACACAACCAGGATGAAGCATTGAAAGATGCCGACTTTGTGTATGTGAAAAACTGGAGTACATATACTGATTACGGCCGCATTTATTGCAACGATCCTGCATGGATGCTCACAGAAGAAAAATTGAAAACAACCAACAATGCGAAAGTAATGCATTGCTTACCCGTTCGCAGAAATGTGGAGTTAAGCGATGAAGTACTTGACAGCAGCAACAGCATTGTTACCCAACAGGCGAGCAATCGTGTATGGGCAGCTCAAACGGTTCTTGCAGAAATATTAAAAGGAAATGGATAA
- a CDS encoding DMT family transporter has product MNISPTYRGIFFMLLAALGFSIMGGAAKALKGSFNAGQLVFWRNSIGLLFITISLINRAPEQTGGKLLRLIFRGLMGTSAVYMLLYCILHLPLGTAMSYNLTSALFIALFSFLLFREYEGRWVLLAVLLGFAGMLLIYKPNIHFPWYYHLAGLLSGILSAIAYLTVGRLTKYYDTRVIVLSFVLTGVLAPLLFTLLRYLLQLPADEVLFINWRWPQQAEWFPVILMGTSALFGQYFVTKAYGADKAGVVSAISYAGIIFSIFIGMMLGDAFPDSVSLLGIVCIIISGLIISFIKKQNEAKRISA; this is encoded by the coding sequence TTGAACATCTCTCCAACATATCGTGGCATTTTTTTCATGTTGCTGGCAGCATTGGGATTTTCCATCATGGGCGGTGCTGCTAAAGCGTTGAAAGGAAGTTTTAATGCAGGACAGTTGGTGTTCTGGCGAAACAGCATTGGATTATTATTTATAACCATCAGTTTGATCAATCGTGCACCTGAACAAACAGGTGGCAAACTTCTCCGGCTCATCTTTCGTGGACTAATGGGCACTTCAGCAGTTTACATGTTACTCTATTGTATTCTGCATTTGCCATTGGGAACGGCTATGAGTTATAATCTTACTTCTGCTTTGTTTATTGCACTCTTCTCATTTCTCTTATTTAGAGAATACGAAGGCAGATGGGTGTTACTGGCAGTGTTGCTTGGCTTTGCAGGAATGTTGCTCATCTACAAACCCAATATTCATTTTCCCTGGTATTATCATCTTGCAGGATTGTTGAGCGGCATTCTGTCGGCAATAGCTTACCTAACAGTTGGTCGACTAACGAAATATTATGATACACGAGTGATCGTACTCTCTTTTGTACTCACAGGTGTGCTTGCGCCTTTACTCTTTACATTGCTTCGTTACCTGCTGCAATTACCAGCCGATGAAGTTCTTTTCATCAACTGGCGCTGGCCTCAGCAAGCCGAATGGTTTCCTGTTATACTCATGGGCACATCAGCATTGTTTGGTCAGTACTTCGTTACCAAAGCATACGGTGCAGATAAAGCAGGCGTTGTTTCTGCCATCAGCTATGCGGGCATCATCTTCAGCATCTTTATTGGTATGATGTTAGGCGATGCTTTTCCCGACAGTGTTTCGTTATTGGGCATTGTTTGCATCATCATCAGCGGACTCATCATTTCATTTATCAAAAAGCAGAACGAAGCAAAACGCATAAGTGCTTGA
- a CDS encoding GNAT family N-acetyltransferase: protein MDNQEIIIRVANSGDTHYSETITNEMEQSAKARGTGIAKRSPEYVANKMSEGKAVIALTKDGTWVGFCYIETWSHGAFVANSGLIVSPAFRKSGVAKQIKERIFKLSRQLYPEAKIFGLTTGLAVMKINSDLGYEPVTYSELTQDEEFWSGCRSCVNFDILTSKERKNCMCTAMLYDPKDHYEPEETKQYFEENKKGFERLLRFKEWKLLKPFLRKDKDDKGSGGESKAKRFLQYFFHL, encoded by the coding sequence ATGGACAATCAGGAAATTATTATACGTGTAGCCAATAGTGGCGATACTCACTATTCTGAAACAATCACCAACGAAATGGAGCAAAGTGCCAAAGCAAGAGGCACAGGTATTGCCAAGCGTAGTCCCGAATATGTGGCGAATAAAATGAGCGAAGGCAAAGCTGTAATTGCTCTCACAAAAGATGGCACATGGGTTGGTTTCTGTTACATTGAAACATGGAGCCACGGTGCGTTTGTTGCCAACAGCGGATTAATTGTTTCACCTGCGTTCAGAAAGAGCGGTGTCGCCAAACAAATCAAAGAACGCATCTTCAAATTATCAAGACAATTATATCCTGAAGCAAAGATCTTTGGTTTAACCACCGGCCTTGCTGTAATGAAAATTAATTCTGACCTCGGTTACGAACCTGTTACTTATAGTGAGTTAACGCAGGATGAAGAATTCTGGAGTGGTTGCAGGAGCTGTGTGAACTTTGATATCCTCACCAGTAAAGAGCGCAAAAACTGTATGTGCACGGCTATGCTTTACGATCCTAAAGATCATTACGAGCCTGAAGAAACAAAACAATACTTCGAAGAAAATAAAAAAGGCTTTGAACGTTTGTTGCGTTTCAAAGAATGGAAATTATTAAAACCATTCCTGCGTAAAGACAAAGATGATAAAGGAAGCGGTGGTGAAAGCAAGGCAAAAAGATTCTTACAATATTTTTTTCATTTATAA
- a CDS encoding M20 family metallo-hydrolase has translation MANQDISQLHTEALELLKQLIATPSFSKEENETAEILIQFFAQKGIEHFRVGNNVYAKNKFYDASKPSVLLNSHHDTVKPNAKYTKDPFEPIVEDGKLYGLGSNDAGGCLVSLIATFLYYYEKENLSHNVVFAASAEEEISGVNGIELVLPYLGNINFGIVGEPTKMDMAVAERGLMVIDCIAQGKAGHAARKEGVNALYIAVDDINWIRNYKFDKVSPLLGESMLTVTVIGTENQQHNVVPPQCKFVIDVRVNELYTFDEILGELKQNLKSQFKPRTTRMKSTSIPMDHPLVKAGIELGRGYYGSPTTSDKALMPFPALKMGPGDSARSHTADEYIYIDEIKGGIELYIQLLDKIL, from the coding sequence ATGGCAAACCAGGACATCAGCCAACTTCACACAGAGGCGCTTGAATTGTTAAAGCAGCTGATCGCCACTCCGTCTTTTTCAAAAGAAGAAAACGAAACTGCAGAAATACTCATTCAGTTTTTTGCACAAAAAGGAATTGAACATTTCCGTGTTGGCAACAATGTATATGCAAAGAATAAGTTTTACGATGCATCAAAACCATCGGTGTTACTGAATTCGCATCATGATACGGTGAAGCCAAATGCGAAATACACAAAAGATCCATTTGAACCCATTGTAGAAGATGGAAAGTTATATGGTCTTGGCAGTAATGATGCCGGCGGTTGTTTGGTGAGCTTGATCGCTACATTTCTTTATTACTACGAAAAAGAAAATCTTTCGCACAATGTGGTGTTTGCAGCAAGTGCTGAAGAAGAGATCAGCGGTGTGAATGGTATTGAACTGGTCTTGCCTTATCTCGGCAATATCAACTTTGGAATTGTCGGCGAGCCAACCAAAATGGACATGGCTGTTGCTGAGCGTGGATTGATGGTGATCGATTGCATTGCACAAGGCAAGGCAGGTCATGCTGCACGCAAAGAAGGGGTGAATGCATTATATATTGCAGTTGATGATATTAACTGGATCCGCAATTACAAGTTCGATAAAGTAAGTCCGTTGTTAGGTGAATCGATGTTAACTGTAACAGTGATCGGTACAGAAAACCAACAACACAATGTGGTACCACCGCAATGCAAATTTGTGATTGATGTGCGGGTGAATGAGCTTTATACGTTCGATGAAATCTTAGGTGAATTGAAACAAAACCTCAAAAGCCAGTTCAAGCCACGTACAACAAGAATGAAATCGACTTCTATTCCTATGGATCATCCGTTGGTGAAAGCAGGGATTGAATTGGGTCGTGGTTATTATGGTTCACCAACCACCAGCGATAAAGCATTGATGCCTTTCCCTGCTTTGAAAATGGGTCCTGGTGACAGTGCACGAAGTCATACCGCTGATGAGTATATTTATATTGATGAGATTAAGGGTGGAATTGAATTATACATTCAGTTACTAGATAAGATTCTTTAA
- a CDS encoding aspartate aminotransferase family protein has protein sequence MNLFDVYPINNIAISKAKGTYVWDDQGEQYLDLYGGHAVISIGHTHPHWVKRIEEQLNKIAFYSNSIKIPLQEELAAKLGKVSGKEDYQLFLCNSGAEANENALKLASFHNGRKKIIAFKKAFHGRTSLAVSATDNKNYIAPVNETDNVIFLPLNDEAALEACFKKQGDEISSVIIEGIQGVGGINVAENSFLKMIRSLCDQYGAVYIADSVQCGYGRSGKFFSHDFAGVNADIYSMAKGMGNGFPIGGIIIAPHIKPKHFQLGTTFGGNHLACAAALAVLEVMEEEKLMGNAVMIGKYLREELEKIEELENVRGRGLMIGFDVPEEYKDLKKNLLLNQKIFTGEAKPNVIRLLPSLGLKKRDAEMFIDAVKEELEALKG, from the coding sequence ATGAATTTATTCGACGTTTACCCAATTAACAACATCGCCATCTCAAAAGCCAAGGGCACTTATGTATGGGATGATCAAGGCGAGCAGTATTTAGATCTTTACGGAGGTCATGCTGTGATCAGTATTGGACACACTCATCCGCATTGGGTAAAACGAATTGAAGAACAATTGAACAAAATTGCTTTCTACTCGAACTCGATTAAAATTCCATTACAGGAAGAATTAGCAGCAAAGCTTGGAAAAGTGAGCGGTAAAGAAGATTATCAACTTTTCCTTTGCAACTCAGGAGCTGAAGCAAATGAGAATGCATTAAAACTGGCAAGCTTTCACAACGGACGCAAAAAAATTATTGCGTTCAAAAAAGCATTCCACGGCAGAACATCTCTTGCTGTAAGTGCAACTGATAACAAAAATTATATCGCACCGGTAAATGAAACCGATAATGTGATCTTTCTTCCTTTGAATGATGAAGCTGCTTTAGAAGCCTGCTTTAAAAAACAAGGCGATGAAATTTCATCAGTGATCATTGAAGGTATTCAGGGCGTGGGTGGCATTAACGTAGCGGAAAATTCATTCCTCAAAATGATCCGTTCACTCTGCGATCAGTATGGTGCAGTTTATATTGCCGACAGTGTGCAGTGTGGTTATGGCAGAAGCGGTAAGTTTTTCAGTCATGATTTTGCAGGCGTAAATGCGGATATCTACAGCATGGCAAAAGGCATGGGCAATGGTTTTCCCATCGGTGGAATCATTATTGCACCGCACATCAAACCCAAACATTTCCAGTTAGGCACAACCTTCGGCGGTAATCATTTGGCTTGTGCTGCTGCATTGGCTGTGTTGGAAGTAATGGAAGAAGAGAAGTTGATGGGCAATGCAGTCATGATCGGGAAATATCTGCGTGAAGAATTGGAAAAGATCGAAGAACTTGAAAATGTTCGTGGCCGTGGTTTAATGATCGGTTTTGATGTTCCTGAAGAATATAAAGACCTAAAGAAAAATTTATTGCTCAACCAAAAGATCTTCACCGGCGAAGCAAAACCAAATGTGATCCGTTTGCTACCAAGTCTTGGTTTGAAGAAGAGAGATGCAGAAATGTTTATTGATGCCGTGAAGGAAGAGCTTGAAGCATTGAAAGGATAA
- the argG gene encoding argininosuccinate synthase produces MANKKIVLGFSGGLDTTYCAKYLSDEKGYEIHSVIVNTGGFSEEELKRIEAHAYKLGVKSHTTVDAVKGYYERIIKFLVFGNCLKNNTYPLSVSAERLSQALHIAEHAKKLNADAVAHGSTGAGNDQVRFDMIFHIMIPGVEIITPIRDMKLSREEEISYLKSKGVEMNFEKAAYSINKGLWGTSIGGKETLNSKGMLPEEAWPTQVTKTGSEEVKLHFEKGELKAVNDQKFDHPVDAINHLQSIAGAYGIARDIHVGDTIIGIKGRVGFEAAAPMVILKAHHALEKHVLTKWQLQWKDTLAQFYGNWMHEGQILDPVMRDIEAYFISSQQNVTGDVFVQLMPYRFQVIGIDSKYDLMSSKFGKYGEMNTGFTGDDVRGFSKIFGNQTSIWTSVQAENEK; encoded by the coding sequence ATGGCAAACAAAAAAATTGTACTCGGCTTTAGTGGTGGATTGGATACTACTTACTGCGCCAAATATCTCAGTGATGAAAAAGGTTACGAAATTCATTCGGTCATTGTAAACACCGGAGGTTTCAGTGAAGAAGAATTAAAAAGGATCGAAGCACATGCTTACAAGCTTGGTGTAAAATCACACACAACTGTTGATGCAGTTAAAGGTTATTACGAACGCATCATTAAGTTCCTCGTATTCGGAAACTGTTTGAAGAATAATACATACCCGTTAAGTGTAAGTGCCGAGCGTTTGAGCCAGGCCTTGCATATTGCTGAACATGCAAAGAAATTAAATGCTGATGCAGTAGCACACGGCAGCACCGGTGCAGGTAACGACCAGGTGCGTTTCGATATGATCTTCCACATCATGATTCCCGGTGTTGAGATCATCACTCCCATTCGTGATATGAAGCTTAGTCGTGAGGAGGAAATTTCTTACCTCAAGAGCAAAGGAGTAGAAATGAATTTTGAAAAAGCTGCGTATTCAATTAATAAAGGATTGTGGGGAACAAGCATTGGTGGTAAAGAAACGCTCAACAGCAAAGGCATGTTGCCGGAAGAAGCATGGCCTACACAAGTAACTAAAACCGGAAGTGAAGAAGTAAAACTTCATTTCGAAAAAGGTGAGCTGAAAGCGGTGAACGATCAGAAGTTCGATCATCCTGTTGATGCCATCAATCATTTACAATCTATTGCAGGTGCATACGGTATTGCAAGAGATATTCATGTGGGTGATACCATCATTGGTATTAAAGGTCGTGTGGGTTTTGAAGCAGCTGCTCCAATGGTGATCCTGAAAGCACATCATGCATTAGAAAAGCATGTACTTACCAAATGGCAATTGCAATGGAAAGATACACTTGCACAATTCTACGGTAACTGGATGCACGAAGGACAAATTCTTGATCCCGTGATGCGTGATATTGAGGCGTATTTCATCAGCAGTCAGCAAAACGTAACAGGCGATGTGTTTGTACAACTAATGCCTTACCGTTTCCAGGTAATTGGTATCGACAGCAAATACGATCTTATGAGCAGCAAGTTTGGTAAATATGGCGAAATGAACACCGGCTTTACAGGTGATGATGTGAGAGGCTTCTCAAAAATATTCGGCAATCAAACTTCTATCTGGACTTCTGTACAGGCAGAAAATGAAAAATAA
- a CDS encoding M24 family metallopeptidase — protein MKKYFLLLLILTSVCFSHAQVLPMREQAKVIDEILADRFNNLLPVLMERNGIDLWVIVSREYNEDPVIRTMLPSTWISARRRTIIVFYNNPEKKVFEKLAIARYNVGENIKAEWDLQKFPNQWDALMNIITTRNPNKIGINTSTHFGHADGMDVTDYNEMMQKLPAAFKSKVVSAETLAVNWLETRTEREMQIYPQLVYETRKIIEEGFSEKVITPGVTTTDDVVWWFREKIRSMGYSTWFHPSVSVQRNDPESFEHLRSFSNRPKDDVIQPGDLLHVDIGITYLRLNTDVQEHAYVLKPGETEVPKSIRDAFAKANRLQDILTSQFKKDKTGNQILADALAQAKKENIAATIYTHPLGFHGHAAGPTIGLWDQQGGVPGSGDFPMNYRTAYSIELNAATDIPEWKKSIRIMLEQDGYFDENGFRYIGGRQKEIYLVPRANKNVGN, from the coding sequence ATGAAAAAATATTTTTTACTCCTTCTTATACTTACGTCTGTTTGTTTTAGTCATGCGCAAGTGCTTCCCATGCGTGAGCAGGCGAAAGTCATCGATGAAATTCTTGCCGATCGTTTCAACAACCTGTTACCGGTATTAATGGAACGCAATGGTATTGATTTATGGGTGATTGTTTCAAGAGAGTACAATGAAGATCCTGTTATACGCACCATGCTTCCTTCAACCTGGATCTCTGCACGCCGCAGAACCATCATTGTATTTTATAATAATCCTGAAAAGAAAGTTTTTGAAAAACTCGCCATTGCCCGTTACAATGTAGGTGAGAACATCAAAGCTGAATGGGATTTGCAGAAATTTCCCAATCAGTGGGATGCATTGATGAACATCATCACAACAAGAAATCCAAATAAGATCGGCATCAACACCTCCACTCATTTTGGTCATGCAGATGGAATGGATGTAACAGATTACAACGAGATGATGCAAAAGTTACCTGCCGCTTTCAAATCAAAAGTGGTGAGTGCAGAAACGCTTGCTGTTAATTGGTTAGAAACAAGAACAGAACGTGAGATGCAGATCTATCCGCAACTTGTGTATGAAACAAGAAAAATTATTGAGGAAGGATTTTCTGAAAAAGTAATTACGCCTGGTGTTACAACAACTGATGATGTAGTATGGTGGTTCCGTGAAAAGATCAGAAGCATGGGCTACAGCACATGGTTTCATCCTTCCGTATCAGTTCAACGGAACGATCCGGAAAGCTTTGAACACTTGCGGAGTTTTTCCAATCGTCCAAAAGATGATGTGATTCAACCGGGCGATCTTTTACATGTTGATATTGGTATAACTTATCTGCGATTGAATACCGATGTGCAGGAACATGCTTATGTATTAAAGCCGGGAGAAACAGAAGTGCCAAAATCTATTCGTGATGCATTTGCAAAAGCAAATCGTTTACAAGATATTCTTACATCACAATTCAAGAAAGATAAAACAGGAAACCAGATCCTTGCTGATGCATTGGCACAAGCAAAGAAAGAAAATATTGCAGCAACCATCTACACACATCCGTTAGGTTTTCACGGACATGCAGCTGGTCCAACCATTGGTTTATGGGATCAACAAGGCGGAGTGCCGGGTTCAGGCGATTTCCCAATGAATTACAGAACGGCTTACAGCATTGAGTTAAACGCAGCAACAGATATTCCCGAATGGAAAAAGAGCATACGCATTATGCTGGAGCAGGATGGTTATTTTGATGAGAATGGTTTCCGTTATATCGGCGGAAGACAGAAAGAAATTTACCTGGTGCCGAGAGCAAACAAGAATGTTGGCAATTAA